The genome window AAGACTAGTTTCTATTTTCTTGAACACGGCCGCCTATCGACGGCATTTCTGTTTTTCGGGTGCATCCAGGCAAAAGAAAAAGGGTCTGCCAGTTCAATGGCAAACCCTCGAAAAATATGGTGAGCCGTGCGGGGATCGAACCCACGACCCGCTGCTTAAAAGGCAGCTGCTCTACCAACTGAGCTAACGGCTCACTGCTGTCTTGGATTCACCCTTGCGGGTGATATTATATCGTTTTCAGTTCCGACCACAATTGATGATCTGGTCACGCTCCACGCCCACGCTGACCAGGGCGATGCGGCAGCCCATGATCCGGCTGATCCGCTCCAGGTATCCGCGGGCAGCCACTGGCAGGGCAGAGTAGCTGGTGATCCCGCTGGTGACTGCTTTCCAGCCCGGCAGGCTCTCGTACACCGGCTCGCACTCATCGAGCACATCCGGGTCGCAGGGGAACTCGGTGAGCACCTTGTCCCGCCAGCGGTAGGAGTTACAGATTTTCAGCTCCTCCAGCGTGTCCAGCACATCCAGCTTGGTCACTGCCAGCTCGGTCAAACCGTTGATCCGCTGGCTGTAGCGCGTCACCACGGCGTCGAACCAGCCGCAGCGGCGCGGCCGCCCGGTGGTGGCGCCGTACTCGTGGCCCAGCTCGCGCAGGCATTCGCCCTGACTGTCCAGCAGCTCGGTGGGCATGGGACCGTTGCCAACGCGCGTGGTGTAGGCCTTGACCACACCCACCACCGAGGTGATCAGCCCCGGGCCGATCCCCAGGCCGGCCAGCGCTCCGCCGGTGCTGGTGTTGCTGGAGGTGACGAACGGATAGGTGCCGTGGTCCACATCCAGAAGGCAACCCTGGGCGCCCTCCAGCAGCAGACGCTTGCCCGCCTGGTGCGCCTGGTGCAGAAACAGAGAGACATCCGTCTCCATCTCCAGGAAAGCCTCGCGGTGGGCCAGAAGTTGATCTGCGATCTGAGCGCCGTCCACCCGCGCCTCGCTTCCCAGGGCCTGCAGGAGCTGGTTTTTGGACTGGGCGTTCTCGATCACCTTGGCGCGCAGCTTGTCCGGGTGGTTGAAATCCATCACCCGCACGCCCGAGCGCGCGATCTTGTCCTCGTAGGCCGGACCGATCCCGCGGCCGGTGGTGCCGATCTTGCCCTTGCCGCGGGCTTTTTCGCGTTCCTGGTCCAGCACTTTGTGGTAGGTCAGCAGAAGGTGCGCCTTGCCGCTGATCTTGATTCGCCCGCGGGTGCCGATCCCGGCCTGATGCAGGGCGGACTGCTCCTCGGTGAAATTGTCCGGGTCGATCACCACCCCGTTGCCGATCACGCAGACCGGGTCGGGATAGATGATACCCGAGGGTATCTGGTGCAGAATGAACTGCTTTCCGCCAACCACCACAGTATGACCGGCGTTCGCCCCGCCCTGAAAGCGCGCCACGATGTCGGCCTGTTTGGCAAGATAATCGACTATCTTGCCCTTGCCCTCATCTCCCCATTGGGAACCGATCACTAAAGTCGACGGCACTCGACACCCCCGCAAAATCTCATTCTGTTTCGAGTTGTGTTCACTGGGCAATCAATGACCAGTCGGGTAATCTATCGGAAAGAGGCGGGGCTGTCAAGCAGAAATCCCAAAACCCGTTCCAGGGCTTCAGATCGGGCTTCAAAGCCCTGTAGGTGCGTCCAGGAAAGTCGCGCCCAGTCCGAAACGTGCCGACAGGTGCCCGGCCAGGGCCCGCAGGCCCGGGGTCTCGGTGGCGTAGTGCCCGGCGAACAGTACATTCACGCCCCACTCGCGGGCAAAATGGTAGACCGTGTGGCTGGCCTCGCCGGTGACAAAAGTGTCGATGCGGCGGGAGAGGGGCTCGGTGAGCAGTTTGGCCCCGCCACCGGAGCAGATCCCGACGTGCTGCACAGTTCCCGGACCAAACGGCAGGAGCTGGCTGCTGGTGTCCAGAAGGTTGTCCAGGCGGCGGACAAAGGCTTCCCGCTCAGTGGGTTGTTCAGAAGCGGCCACCAGGCCCACCGGGAGACCTTTCTCTGTAGCCAGCGGACCCTCGGCGGTCAGCTCGAGCTGGCGGGCCAGGACCGCGTTGTGCCCCAGCGTGGGGTGGAAATCCAGGGGTAGGTGGGCCGTGTAGAGAGAGATTCCCGCATCCAGAAGGGCCTTGACCCGGGCGCGGTGCGAACCCGTGATCGCCAGCGGCTTGCCCCAGAACAGCCCATGGTGTACGATCAGAAGGTTCGCGCCGGACTGCAGGCACAGGTCGATGGTCTGCCGGGAGGCATCCACGGCACAAGCCAGGGCGCCCACGCGCGGGGCGCCCTCCACCTGAAGGCCGTTCAGGGAGGCATCCGCAGCCTCCCAGCGGCCGATCTCCAGCAACTCGTCCAGGTAGGCGGTCAGCTCGCCCAGCGGTATGAACGCTCCGGGGGCCAACTTTAGACCTCCACCACGCGGGCGAACTGGATCGCCGGGATGGCCCGGATGTTTTCCATAACACTTTCCGGGATGACCGAATCCACGCTTATCAGCGACAGGGTGTTGCGGCGCTGGTCATCGCGGCCCAGGCGGTACTCGGCGATATTCAGCCCGGCCGCGCCCAGCACTCCACCCACCTGGCCGATCACGCCGGGGACATCCGCGTTCTTTATCACCAGAAGGTGGCCGCGGGGGTTGACATCCATGTGGAACTCGTTGATCCTCACGATCCGCTGCAGCTCGCCGCCGAACACGGTGCCCACCACGGTGAGGCTCTCGCTGTCCGTGACCACGCTGCAGGCGACCTGGCTGGTGTAGTCGGCCCGGTCGGTGCTGGAGCTTTCCACGGTGATCCCGCGCTGACGGGCCAGGAAACCGGCGTTGACAAAGTTGACATTCCCGCCGGCGGTGACTGGGGTCAGAAGGCCCTTGAGCAGGGTGAGTTTGAGCGGCTGCAACGCCTCAGTGCAGCCCCCGGCGCAGCTTATACTCACCTGGCGCACTCCGCCTGTCATGAACTTGGCCATGAAAACACCGATCCGGCCGGTCAGCTCCACCCAGGGGCCGAATTTTTCGACCAGGGCGAAATCGGTGATCGGCAGGTTGACCGCGTTGTCGTAGACATTGCGGCTCAGGACAGCCTCGATCTGCTCGGCGATCTGCACGCCCACGTTGATCTGGGCCTCACGGGTCGAGGCCCCCAGGTGCGGGGTGGCAACCACCTTTTCATGCAGCACCAGGTCGAGCGACTCCGGCGGCTCCTTGCTGAACACATCCAGGGCCGCACCGGCGAGTCGCCCCTCGTTCAGGGCGGCCAGCAGCGCGGCCTCGTCCACCAGCGCCCCCCGGGCGCAGTTGACCAGCAGGGCGCTCTTTTTCATCTTGCCGAGAAGCTTCACTCCCACCAGTTTCCTGGTCTCCTCGGTCACCGGAAGGTGCAGGCTCACCACATCCGCTTTCTCGAACAGCTCCTCCAGGGGCGCCAGGGTGATCTCCTGCTCGGCGGCGCGCGACTCCGAGATGAACGGGTCATAAGCCAGCACACGCATGCGGAACGCCTGGGCGTAGCGCGCCACCTCGCTGCCGATCCGTCCCAGGCCCACCACTCCCAGTGTCTTGCCGCACAACTCGTTGCCCACGAACTTGCCGCGCTCCCACTTGCCGGCCTTGAACGAGGCGGCGGCCGCGGGGATCTTGCGCGCCAGGGCCAGAAGCAAGCCCCAGGTGTGCTCGGCCGCGGCCACGGTGTTGCCGCTGGGAGTGTTCATCACCACAATCCCGCGCTCGGTGGCGGCATCCAGGTCCACGTTGTCCACGCCCACGCCGGCCCGGCCGATCACCTTGAGGCAGTCGGCGGACTCGATCACCCGGCGGGTCACCTTCACCCCGCTGCGGATCACCAGGGCGCTCACCCCGGCCACGGCCTCGGCCAGGGCGGCCTCATCCAGCCCGGTCTTGATCTCGATCTCGGCGCCCTCGATCCGGCGCAGAACTGACAGTCCTTCCTCGGACAGCGGGTCGGCTACGAGTATCCTCAGTTTGCTCATTTCACCCTCCGTGCGAGGCGGCTTAAAGGTTGACCTTGTTGATCACCAGCCCGGTCAGCATCTTGGGGTAGAAATCGGTCGATTTCTGGGGCATGCACTCGCCGTGGTCGGCCACGGCCACCACCTGGGACACCCGGGTCGGGTTGAGGAAGAACACCGCCTGGTGCGTGGCGGCGGGTCCGGTGACCAGACCCAACGCCTCCTCCGGCTCGCGCACATAGGTGATATGGTCGGCGCGCTCCAGAGATTTCTCATCGATGCCCAGCCGCGGCTCGATAATCAGCTTGTGCAGGATTGTCACATCCAGGCCCTTCAAGTCCGGGCTGCCGGGGCCGGGGATACGGGAGCCGAGGTCCACTCTGCCTTTGAGGCGCAGGATATAGAGACTGTCCAGGCCGCGGGCGGCCAGGACAAATGCGTGCTCCTGCGCGGCGATATTTTTTAGCTGGGCGGCCAGGTTCTCCGGGCTCGCCGCTCCGGCGGCTGAGCAGGCGAAATCCGCACTCAGAGCCTTTAGCAGCACCGCCGGGTCGAAACCCGCCAGGCCGAACACCACCCGGTGGGTGGGCAGCACGCTCAGTCCGGGGTCCTCCAGGCAGACAAAGCTCATCATGGCGTGGCTGATCGCCTCGTCACCCACCGCGGCCACGCCCTGGGCGGCTTTCTCGCGCCACCAGTTGAGGGCGGTCTCGTAGCGGTGGTGGCCGTCCGCGATGTACAGGCTCTTGTCCCGCATCAGGGCCTTGACCTGTGCCACGGCCTCCGGTTCATCCACTTTCCAGACCGTGTGGGTCACGCCGTACTCGTCCTGCACCCGTATCAGCGGCTCGCGTCCGGCGATCCGGCTGTCGAGCAGGGCGTTGATTTTCTGCTCCGGGTCGGGGTAGAGCATGAACAGCTGGCCGAACTGGCTGCCAGTTGCGCGGGTCAGCTTGAGACGGTCCACCTTGGGGCCGCTGTGGGTGTGCTCGTGCGGGCGGATGACTTTCTCCGCGAAATCATAGAGCTGGCCCAGTCCGATAAAGCCCTTGCGCGTGAGGGTCTCGCCGCTGCCCGGCACCCGGTAGCTCTGGTGGTAGGGGTAGAACCCCGGCGTGCTCTGGCGTTTCAGGATGCCCTCGGCCAGCCATTTCTCGAACGTGGCCGCGGCGCGCTCGTACACGCTGTCATCGGCGCCGCCCGGCTCGGCGGGAAGGATCACCTGCACGATATTGTTCGGGCTGGAGGCCAGGTAGCGCTTTTTCATCTCCGGGCTGATCTTGTCGTAGGGCTGGGTGGCCAGGCTTTCGTAGGGGCCGGCCTTGGCCGGGTCGAAAGAGATGCCGCGAAAAGGAAATATCTCTGCCATTGTCCTCTGTCCGGGGCTGGGATTTCGGGTGCGTTAAAACGGCGAATTCAAATTGAATGAATAAAGTTAATACCGGAAGGTCTAAGCGGACAAGACTTAATTTCTAACTTGACACGGAACTCCCGAAATCGAGCGACTTTGGTGTATCCAGGCGACGCGGGACAGTTGCGGTCAGCGGCGCTCAGCGATAGAAAGCTTCCGGCCCGAACGCCTCGACCCGGCCGATACCGGCTTGCCAGGGATCGAACCCATAGCGTCGCAGAGTGGTCGAGGGAGCGAAAGACGAGAACATGAACAGGTGATACCCGGCCGCCTGCAAGCGCTGTACGTTCCCGGACGAAAGCGTATGCACCAGATGGATGTCCCGACCTCGCAGCAGTCGGGTCTGGCCCGGCTCCCAGATTCCTGCCGGGTCTATGAGAGTGGAGAACCCCGCCTCAGGCGGTTCCAGAAGCGGGTTGTGGAAAGTCAGTATATCTCCCATGCCGGTGATCAGGACCGAGTGCTGCGGAAGGCTCAGCTTGTCCAGCCCGAGGCGCAGGTGGTTCAGCTCGCGGCGCTCCAGCCAGTCGTTTACTATCAGACCGGGAGCAAGGTGCAATCTCAGGCTGCGCTTTCCGCTTTCACCGCCCAGCGGATTGAGGCAAAGCAGGCCGTGCGAGAACAGTAAAAGCCCGAGTACAAACGTCTCGCGCCTCGGGATATGTTTCCCGATCCAGAGAATAAGAAACGTAACCGCAGGCAGAAGATAGGATATCTCATCCGGGTGCAGCAGGAACAGGAGGAAATACACAGGCGGCAGGATCGATTCATACATACGCTCCAGGCGCCCGGTGCTTTCCCGGGACACGGAGCGCACCATGCCGTCCCGGCCTCGACTTTTTACGAGCAGCCAACCAAGACCGAGCCAGGCCGGCAGACCCAGGCACATCCAGGCGCGGTAGCCGGCTTGGCTCAACAGGTCCGCGGCGTTGACCGCAGTGGCCGGAACTTTGAACATCCCCAGGCCATAGCGGTCGATCCCCGGCAGGTAGAAAGCCAGTCCCACCGAAGTCGCCAGCGCCGTGCTGGTCAAAGCCTCACGGTATCTGCGCTGACCGGCCAGCCAGAGCCATAACGGCAGGCCGCCCAGAATGCCTGTCA of bacterium contains these proteins:
- a CDS encoding adenylosuccinate synthase; amino-acid sequence: MPSTLVIGSQWGDEGKGKIVDYLAKQADIVARFQGGANAGHTVVVGGKQFILHQIPSGIIYPDPVCVIGNGVVIDPDNFTEEQSALHQAGIGTRGRIKISGKAHLLLTYHKVLDQEREKARGKGKIGTTGRGIGPAYEDKIARSGVRVMDFNHPDKLRAKVIENAQSKNQLLQALGSEARVDGAQIADQLLAHREAFLEMETDVSLFLHQAHQAGKRLLLEGAQGCLLDVDHGTYPFVTSSNTSTGGALAGLGIGPGLITSVVGVVKAYTTRVGNGPMPTELLDSQGECLRELGHEYGATTGRPRRCGWFDAVVTRYSQRINGLTELAVTKLDVLDTLEELKICNSYRWRDKVLTEFPCDPDVLDECEPVYESLPGWKAVTSGITSYSALPVAARGYLERISRIMGCRIALVSVGVERDQIINCGRN
- a CDS encoding Nif3-like dinuclear metal center hexameric protein, which translates into the protein MAPGAFIPLGELTAYLDELLEIGRWEAADASLNGLQVEGAPRVGALACAVDASRQTIDLCLQSGANLLIVHHGLFWGKPLAITGSHRARVKALLDAGISLYTAHLPLDFHPTLGHNAVLARQLELTAEGPLATEKGLPVGLVAASEQPTEREAFVRRLDNLLDTSSQLLPFGPGTVQHVGICSGGGAKLLTEPLSRRIDTFVTGEASHTVYHFAREWGVNVLFAGHYATETPGLRALAGHLSARFGLGATFLDAPTGL
- the serA gene encoding phosphoglycerate dehydrogenase, producing MSKLRILVADPLSEEGLSVLRRIEGAEIEIKTGLDEAALAEAVAGVSALVIRSGVKVTRRVIESADCLKVIGRAGVGVDNVDLDAATERGIVVMNTPSGNTVAAAEHTWGLLLALARKIPAAAASFKAGKWERGKFVGNELCGKTLGVVGLGRIGSEVARYAQAFRMRVLAYDPFISESRAAEQEITLAPLEELFEKADVVSLHLPVTEETRKLVGVKLLGKMKKSALLVNCARGALVDEAALLAALNEGRLAGAALDVFSKEPPESLDLVLHEKVVATPHLGASTREAQINVGVQIAEQIEAVLSRNVYDNAVNLPITDFALVEKFGPWVELTGRIGVFMAKFMTGGVRQVSISCAGGCTEALQPLKLTLLKGLLTPVTAGGNVNFVNAGFLARQRGITVESSSTDRADYTSQVACSVVTDSESLTVVGTVFGGELQRIVRINEFHMDVNPRGHLLVIKNADVPGVIGQVGGVLGAAGLNIAEYRLGRDDQRRNTLSLISVDSVIPESVMENIRAIPAIQFARVVEV
- a CDS encoding DUF1015 domain-containing protein, yielding MAEIFPFRGISFDPAKAGPYESLATQPYDKISPEMKKRYLASSPNNIVQVILPAEPGGADDSVYERAAATFEKWLAEGILKRQSTPGFYPYHQSYRVPGSGETLTRKGFIGLGQLYDFAEKVIRPHEHTHSGPKVDRLKLTRATGSQFGQLFMLYPDPEQKINALLDSRIAGREPLIRVQDEYGVTHTVWKVDEPEAVAQVKALMRDKSLYIADGHHRYETALNWWREKAAQGVAAVGDEAISHAMMSFVCLEDPGLSVLPTHRVVFGLAGFDPAVLLKALSADFACSAAGAASPENLAAQLKNIAAQEHAFVLAARGLDSLYILRLKGRVDLGSRIPGPGSPDLKGLDVTILHKLIIEPRLGIDEKSLERADHITYVREPEEALGLVTGPAATHQAVFFLNPTRVSQVVAVADHGECMPQKSTDFYPKMLTGLVINKVNL